The Megalobrama amblycephala isolate DHTTF-2021 linkage group LG18, ASM1881202v1, whole genome shotgun sequence genome segment gtatgtatataaaatgatataatattttgaaaatataatattaaagaaAACGAATCACAAATGACTGGAAACTGGAAAATACATGTACATTTGTAAAGTGTAAACATTCAGTTTTTAAAACTTCTggaatttaattatttcatagtggataaatattattttattaaactaaTTTAAATCGCCACTCCTAGtttctgtaaataaaaatgtttgaacaTGAGCAGCTTTCTCATTACAGCAGAACCATCATGAGAAATATCATGGAGCTTCAGACATCGTCTTTGATAATTAGGGGCTTCGGAGTCAGAAAGTTTGAGAGCCGCTGCTCTAAACTCTTAATATGCAATACACATGGAgtgtaaataaagaaaatatattattcGGTTCTTAGGGGATTCATATTTGATTCTGTTAGGATTGGTTCCAAGCTACAATTGAAATCCATGGGCATTCCTTCAGGATTGTTTGACAAGACTATAGAAATGCAAACGTGCAACAAGGATCTTCAGTTAGGCTCTCCATGGTTGAAGCCCATCGCAGGTTGTTCCTGCAGTGTGTACATGTGTTCAGGTGGAAGACAGGACGAGTGTTTGACTCTCTGTTTTCTGGCAGGTATCTGGAACGCTCCGAAGGCTCTTTGGAGTTCAACTCCACTTCCTGCAAGGAACTACGGCAAGAAATCACAGATGTGAAAGTACTGACCATGTACGTTTCTCTCTCAGATGTCTGTACGTAGAGAGTGAGCGTTCCAGCGGGAGTCAGATTTCCTGATGAATGTCTCATCTCAAAGGACAGACCTTGTAAAAAGAGCATCtatttaaagaaatataatATCTGAGCAAGAACGCAGTTTCCTTTCCTTTCTTTAATAGTGATTTCTAAGGAAACTGCACTTGTACTATTGCTCATAGTACTGTGTCTGTGATTAATTGAAtttatgtgtgcgtgtgttttaGGGTAAAGACTTCAGAGCTGTTTGAGCGATGGAGGAACCTGCAGGTGTGTAAGTGGGAGCAAAACAAGGAGGAGACGGATAATTTCAAGTGAGTCACACAAATACGCGTCCACTTTTTCCTTTACCGTTATCTTTTATCCCCCAAATTCAACACAGTCTTAATGGGAGTTCTTTGTCAAAAACAAAGGAAAGATGTCATCTCTCTCGACGTCCAATAGGATTCTTTTGTTGTAACAAAGTGATGATGTCATCTCTCCCTCTGTCCAATAGAATGTCTCTGTCACGTTGCTGCAATGCCCCCTCCTTCCTGTTTACCACGAAGAGAAACACTCCCTCTGGCACTAAACTGCGTTACGAGGTGGATACGAGTGGACTCTTGCACATCAGCCcggagatttttaaaatgttcccTGATGTGAGTGAGAGTAGTGTTAAATCTCATTTACAGTGCTTGTCTTTGACTACATGAGCTTGGAAGAGCGGATTTTGCTAAAATGCATAGCTAATTTCTATTGGAAGTTTAATCATAATTTTGAACTTCCTAATTGGAATTTAAATCCTAATCGGAATTTTCTTATTAGATTCCTTTTTGTTGGATAGTTTAGAACATTTAGTTCCAAGAGGATAAAATGAAcatcaaaagaaaataaactcATATAGCGCCTTTATCTCGTTCCTTTTTTTAGTAGGAAGACATTATTCCAATATAATAGAAGTAGAGTTCTACTTTACTTGAGGTATTCATAATGTATGCTATCATCCTTTCTGATATAATTCTAACCATATTAAAATCCTTCCTGAAATTGGTTGcttttcatgtgttttaatgcattattatatTGTCTGTGTAACAATGTGTtataattagggatgcaccaataggATTTTTTTGGACCAATACCaattttaacaaacaattattggcTGATTCCAATACCGATAGTTGTCTCTTGATCTCTTATTTGAAGTTTTGTCTTTAAAATTGATAGTGTTTTGATTTATTGCTGCATCATCAAATAATTTCTATCAAACATGGACTGGATCCATTTAACATTCAGCGGGCCagcataaatgcataaatacaacagaacaaagatacatatgaaataaacaCTGCTTTTTAGGTTGATTTTGGACCTAAAAAGGTCTAAACAGTTTTCAACAGTTTGGAACagtttcaggtacagaaataaagtgtaaaataacactgcatattctttactgtataaatgaaatacattttaatccttattaaagttacaaatatTGTTTTGTCAAAAGTAGTGAGTGAATTTTTtggtcttttgttgtttgattaacattaaaacacagacagcatcgcagcaggaatattaggctgctgtcactttaagagctgcacggatccaatatactgttaaacAAGTGTTTTATTTCGcagctgtttacattaatttaagacataactgactatcagagttaaatcaactcatatggtccctctctaaatagtgttaaagtaacactgaagcagagttaaagttaatgagatgattaagcaattaattaagtgatgaatgagcattagtgatgaacacctgctgttaacaagcagaatcactgaagaaaagacaatcctcctctgctgagatcttgagagacaTAATGTATttcatcttcagttgatttcatctaagactgtggcagaagtcagttgtagttcttgtgtttcttttttcttcagtgattctgtaggtgttcatcattaccgctcaatcataacttaattaatcacttaattatctcattaacttgaACTCTGCTTCAATGTTACTTTAAccctatttagagagggaccaaatgtacactgagcagagttgatttaactctggtgattttgctgtgtatgttTACAAGGATACGCACCAAGACAGCTATTTCGATATAGTGCCTTCACGGAGTTAATTGATAAATATCAGTGGCTAATACATCAGTGCATCTctaattataatgtattataactgtggttaaaatcatgcaatgcattatgaggtgcattacaaggcatatttcattaaaatacttataatactttatatataaagtgttacaaagTTCTGATTTAAAATCTGCTCAAAGAAGAATCAAAtcagaatatcaaaatcctGTAGAAAAGATCATTTGATTCACATACAATTCTTATTATTTGAATCAGTTAGAATTCTTCAAGATTTATTCCAAATGATGATATTATTCCAATCAGAATCCTGAGCACATTCCAATTGGATTGTTTAACCAGAGGTGCAGGAGAAAAGAAGATATAGTCTGATATCTGCGTATATGAAATCATTTTATACACACAGATGTcatttttcttcagttgaaTCTCCTGCATGAAGCAGCCACACCCTGCCTAACATTATGAATCAAACATCTTTAAGTATCAAGGCAAGCGTTACCTAGCAACTTCTGCAGTGATCACACCCTAGAAACTCTATGACTGCAACAGTTGCCAAGCAACCATCTCCAAGCAATCATCTATGTAATCCCATTTTGGTTCATCCTGCCCTGTTTCTGAATGTATTCTCTGCTCTGACTGCAGGACATGCCCTATTCCAAATCCCAGTTTAAGAAATGTGCCGTCATCGGGAACGGCGGTATCATCAAAAACAGCAAGTGTGGACGAGAGATTGATGCCACTGACTTTGTCTTCCGGTAAAATGCAGAagcattgtgtgtgtttgtttatatgtCATGGGAATATTTAGAAACAATCTCATCATGTTCAAACTCTTTTTCAGATGTAATATTCCTCCTATCTCAGATATGTACAGTAAAGATGTGGGATCTAAGACTGATCTTGTAACAATAAATCCCAGCATTATAACTGagaggtacacacacacaaacacatctatATGATCTCGTTAGTATTCATATGTAAAATGTACACATACATTTTGCACTGCTATGAGTGtaatattgcgtttatacaacagttcggcggaacaagtgtgtaaataaataagaaacaacaacagagtgtctttaaaaatgctcttttgtgcagaactacttcctttcgccatggattcaaatctcaattcgacagtttaacagttgagcccaagcctccgttactaatttgTCACTTTAAGGAAGGAAcattgagtcgcttcattgaagattattgtattatgtagagtattatggttttatgagagagagatcgaGTCTGAAAGaaactgaagtcagttgtagttcttgtgtttctcttttcttcagtgattctgcttgttaacagcaggtgttcatcactaatgcttaatcatcacttaattaattgcttaattatctcattaactttaactctgcttcagtgttattttaacactatttagagagggaccaaatgtactCTGAACAAggctgatttaactctggggattttgctgtgcacagtgctaaaacaacttcctcgttctgactcactcataaagatagTCTGAAATCTGATGAAACTGTTCTCTGTGGGTACatgagcactgaacggccgctgatgGCCTGGAGCTTGCATCTGCGAAAGCGTCTAAACAAATGAATAGGCGCTATGTTtataaatgaatcacatttgtggtctaaataactacattctcgcctaaaaaactattaaaactacatttcatgatgaaacaacaaatatatatatatatatatgacctgGACATATTCTTGGCAGGTACATCTAAGAAATGTGTGCTATAACTACACTTTATGCAAAAAATACCtatgaatactaatgagatCAGTTTGCATTCCTGTAACACAACCATTGAGACACTAATTCTGTCTCTATTTGCACCAGGTTTCAAAAGTTGGAGAAATGGAGGAAGCCATTTTATGATGTTCTCCAGAATTACGAGAACTCTTCGTTGGTTTTGCCAGCGTTTTATAACACGAGGAACACCGACGTGTCATTCCGTGTGAAGTACATGCTGGACGACTTCGAGTCCCCCCGCGGCGTGTTCTTCTTCCACCCGCAGTACCTGATGAACGTGCAGCGCTTCTGGGCCGTGCAGGGCGTGCGCGCCAAACGCCTCAGCAGCGGCCTGATGCTGGTCACCGCTGCGATGGAGTTATGCGAAGAAGTGCATCTCTACGGCTTCTGGGCGTTTCCAATGAACCCCTCTGGAATCTTCATAACGCACCATTACTATGACAACGTCAAGCCCCGGCCCGGGTTCCACGCCATGCCGTATGAGATCTTTAACTTCATGCACATGCACGCTCGCGGCATTGTGCACGTGCACACGGGCCCCTGCAGGTGAAACGGACAAGGGTTGGCGCCGAAGGTGCGATCTGATTGGTTCGTTTTGTAGAGCTCCTCCCATTTACTGGCGCTACGGAACTTAGACTTACGCATGTCTACTTGCGTGTGTGCAAATTGCAGCCTTAAAGGCCAGGCGTTTTATTAACGTGTTTTTACAAAATCATGTCAGGACGGTTGCAAAATGGTACGTGTTTCTTGTTTGGTGATTTTCTGTAGTGGTGTCGTGTTTGTGTATCCGAACAGATGTCACGTTTGAAACTTTGTGAGGAGGCTTCATGCGCCAAACAATATCACAACAAATGATGTACCCTTTTTCTGCAGGGTAGCTCCGCCCACTGTGGaatctcattggtccaaaaTCCCAGTCCACTCAGTTGTATATTaccataaaatatattcaaattggCTGAGATTGTTACGTTGCACCTGGTAAGACACCTATAAGAGTCCTAACACTGTTTTAAGAGCAAGTTTAACATTCATTAATAGCCACATCAGTGCATAAAGTAGACTGAGTTTGACATGACATTAAGTATTTCAGTTAAAACATGTATGTTTCATacatgtattatatataatggTAGATGCTTGTACATGTTTAGCGCAGGGTCTGAAGTcatgtttgatcatttttatgaCACACATTTGTTTATGTTGAGGAATGTTTTTGCAGTCCATTGTTTTTCTCtccctctgtctctctcacgcacacacaatcTGTGATTGAGGTTTTAGTGTCTTTTAAATCGACTGATCATGTTTATAATGCTGAACTTTATATACTTTGTTTTCAGGTTCTTGTAATATGATATTGTGATAACAACAGTGTGACCTTATCACTTTACCAAGAAATCAACTTTTTAATATCTATTGAGATCTTGATTTCATGAAGCTTGAAGACATCTTAAAGgcatctatctctctctctctctctctctctctctctctctctctctcaccacTGATTTCTTAAACTGCACAACAATATCAGTTAttctatttttactttttattatttatgcaatttttatttaaattttttctaTATTAATCGTGCATTGTTTTTTGTCGTCAGTTAACCTACCATTGTTTTGGTAACACATATGTACAGTTATTTGTCAAGCCAATAAAGCACACAGATCTGCTACTCTTAAAAAGTGAGTTCTATggtgttttatattatttttagtgTGAAaagttctttctctctctctctttctctctctctctcagatatCCAGGGTTGGTGTCGGATGTTGATCCAGTAATAAATAATTGATCAGTTTCAGAGGTTAATCAGTGTTAATCAGACAAACATAGTTTGATTTCTCTGGAGTTCTCCTttacctgcacacacacacacaggtttgttttgctatcttagtgaggacattgcatagacttccattgattttatatcaggtcAATTATATTTTCTATCACCTAACCCAACCCCTATTCCTAAACTTAAACATGTGCACAtcactagatttaaataaaaacatcttttggttgatttataagccttttaattTTGTGAGGACCAGTCAATGTCCTCACTAGTGGGTTGTGAAAGGATTTCACAATATAAATGAGGACATTAgtgtatttttttcttccttgGTAAGTTTAAAAGATAAAGAAGTTGAAATCCACCAGATaaattaaataagaaataaaaacaatagtaTTTTTGAAATCTGAAAAAGAGATTAACTGGAGAAAATCTGAGGAAATAGAATATGTTTTCTTATGAATAATGCCCTGGAATGATTGCgtttgtataaataaaataatttaaaattactgATGGAATGTATAACTTAACAAGcagtctcatttgttaacattgcatcaactaacatgaactaacgtTATTAACGTTTAGGGTTATAGTCTAATAAATTTTCATGTTggctcacagtgcattaaagggttagttcacccaaaaatgaaaattaagattaagatattttagttgaaatccgatggctccgtgaggcctccagccagaaatgacatttcctcgctcaagatccataaaggtactaaaaacatatttaaatcggttcatgtgagtatacagtggttcaatattaatattataaagtgatgagaatattttgggagcgccaaaaaaacaaaataacgacttatatagtgatggtcgatttcaaaacactgcttcaggaagattcggagcataaatgaatcagtgtatcgaatctgctgttcggagcgccaaagtcacgtgatttcagccgttggcagttggacaggcgatctgaatcatgattcgaaatactgattcatttatgctccgatgcttcctgcagcagtgttttgaaatcggccatcactaaggCCTAaatcgttttgtttttttggcgcaccaaaaatattctcgtcactttataatattaatattgaaccactgcactcacatgaaccgatttaaatatgtttttagtacctttatggatcttgagagaggaaatgtcattgctccctatgaaggcctcacgaagccatcggatttcaactaaaatatcttaatttgtgttccgaagattaacgcgtgtggaacagcatgagggtaagtaataaatggcagaattttcatttttgggtgaactaaacctttaactaatgttaacagatatgacatttgacattaaaatgtttcattatCTAAGCATAACATTATCTTAGGATaagtattgtttattgttagatcatgttaataatgttaacgaatgaaaccttattgtaaagttttacctGACAATGACAAACTTTAGGGTTCTGGCTATATAGTATGAGGTCTGAAAGACAATGAATCAAAATTCAGTTTACGTGTAAATGTAATACTTTTTAATTTACTCATGGAGATTGGATTTATTctaaatacataatttatttgaGCACCTGCAAAATGTTTTCATTCTCAGCAagaatagttcacctaaaatgcATTGTTCACTCATTCAGAGAACTAGATCAGAGAGCGAATCGTTCTTTTGAGTCTTTTGAGTCCACTTGGTTTACAAAGCGGActggacacacacaaacactgacaAGAGGGTCAGATGTAAGTATATTAGCTGGTCAGCTTACCCATTTGTTGTCTCTACAACAGACTGTTTAGTGAAGAGTGAATTATTTAACATATGGTGTGTgttctgtatgtgtgtgcatcATGACAACGCTCTGTCGGTCATATCGCCCTCTGCTGGTCATGTTCATTGCTAGTAAAAGTGTATGTGGCCACAAGATGTTTCTCTGCGTGTGCAAACTGAAGTAAGTTGTACGaaaagatagatagacagtTGCGAGTTATTGTCTTTAAAATGAATATGGCTGGTGTTTTATTGTGGTAAATGGTCAGGACAAGAAATGTCCTACCCACAAAGCTAGCTAATGCACACACAACATCCTTGCTGAGGTAATGTGTTTGTGCctgagggagggagggagagataAAAACGTGTGTATGCGAGATATATAGTGTGTAAATGAGATGTTGtgaggttgtgtgtgtgtgagtttgtgtttatCAGATGATAGCAGTATCAGGTGTTTGTAATAAAGCTAATGGCAGGAGTTAGAATTAGGGTGTCGTCTCAGGAGAATTTCTTATGGGTTCAAATTCTTACAAAGACAAAACAATCCATACACATATAGAATAGCAATTTACCTGCAGAAGAATTATCATTAGCATTATAGTTTTAAGCATTAGGCATATTGCAGTCAGTGTGCTGTGTCAGTCCTTTCAGACCAGTTCTGCACTCATTGTCATTACACATATGACATTTGTTTTATACATGTACGtttatgtgtttattttctgtAACATTTGTTGATTCCTATTTGTTCATATTATGTCATAGTATGATCATGTGATATATGATGTTTTGTAGAAATTGCAAGAGTGAATTGTGATTGCTTTGATATCATCAGTAAGAATGCCTTGAAATTAAAGCTgcattatccaaaatcaatttttgaacaagtacataTCAGCAGAGCTTGGTATATTACTTATGAATTGTAATCAgttacaaattacatgacaaaatttgtaatcagtaatataatctcttagattacacatttttggtactacttttggattacatttagattacttttgtgctaacccttatttgatgtcacatatattgtagGGTAATATTGTACTATTTTGACAGattcaaagaaaaaatatattccaaaaaataacagcaacattacaaaaacaaatattgaaaaacatgaaatttacagcaatatcactgctacatcaaatatttcatctatatttcatatattattattacttcatATATATTCATCTATATTTCCCCTTCACCGCTGGAAAAACTTGAAGAATCACGAACATATATAAGAGGCAggtttattatgaataaaatataaacgttaaaaaaaatgaaaaattaggaGAATTAATGAATTGTGAACCACttactgccattgtgtaaataaaatgtaatcatgtaatccataaaaaagtaactgtagtctcattacatattttaaaaagtagtttacTCTAATTACAAGGACTTGATTTTTAGAATCTAATtatgtaatccagattacatgtaatctgtaACTACCCAACTCTGCATatcagccagtgttcaaaactatctccttaccttagcccgattcacaacggtaagattgtaataatgttttctaattcgagtggtactggtgggtttccttgggaaatttgagcatgctgccgttcgtctgtgcgtcattacgtcacgtctgtttacataaagaatgagtcccagctagtaggctatatcatgtGAGAATCCTGCAggtggcggatcatttatagccttttctcacagcagctggattCCTAAGTAGTATCCACAAcagtgcggtgactgacagcaaacactAGATTCAgccgcgctgaggagccgtgccgatgcacaacccacgtaaagatgataattccgcaaacaactgcaattgcaggtttcaaactgagatggcgacaaagaggcaaaactttaACAGACATGTTTTGTTATCTATGCCAtcttttttcattttccatcatatttgtttatgaatttatgaatttatcTGTAAAATATCCAGCTATTACTGCATTTTTTTCTTcgaaaagaaaatatttgttgaatgtatttgtaaaaaatataattttgcacatatattagtaaaaaaaaatacacatttaaattattaagtttaaattatgcatataaatgtaattttaatatatttatttaaatacatttttgggtgTATTAAACTGCTCAGCCAGCATAAACAAACTGTTACTGTTGAGCTCTGTTTGAGGGCGTACACCATTATTTTTGACTTGTGCCAGTAAAAAACTACTTGACAACTAATccgaacaccttagcaaccacctagcaactaTCCAAAACACTTTAGCAATGTCATAGTtatgccctggcaaccactcacAACACTGTGAAGGCGAGGTTTGTACGGtcaagaaaatgtaaaaagctGTCTTTATGAGCTgttctttgtgttcattttcttGTATGTTCACACACAAGTGTTTTAGAGCGACTTCTTCCACTTTCAGCCAGACGACAATTTGCCTAAATTAGGAGCCCGATCTTCTTTATTGCCTAGGTTGGGTAAAGCATGTTAAATAGTTTGACCACGTTAATCCAGTGGCACTAACTTATTTATCTGTGTTAATGAAATCACTGTTAATTATTTACAAGTGTTAGTGAAGCGTCTTTAATTATCTGTTCTGTAATACTCCCTCTCTACTGGTGtatcttttctctctctctctatctctctctctctgtctgtctgactttcTTCGTTATACTCTCCTTTTCTTTTCTCGCCTTGTCCTTTTTCTGTTGATGTGCATTTGAATTGTGCATAAAAGAGGTTATATTTCCATTGACAttgtgtttatgtatttttataaatatatataaagcacGCCGTGCTTTAGTAAAGCGATCCCGAGACCATGAATAATGAACGTTATGAGGCCCAACCCCCCTCTCTCTCGCTGTCCTCTCCGTTTTCATTTGCTTTCTCTCACAGATCATGTGACCACTCTGAGGCCAGTAATTATTCATGAGCTCTGCACCGCACCGCAGGACCTGCGCGAGAGAGCCTCCGGCTCCGAGCTGAGGCCCCGCTCCAGCTGCACGCAGGGGCCCATCGGCCTGCACGGGTCAGACGGCGACACCTTACACCGCAGACGGCGAGGAAACACTCACCCTCACCTCGCCACTCTCTGGATGAATAAAAGATGCCCACAAAAGAGAAAAAACCAACAGAAACCAAAGAAAGGGATGACGAAGGAGAGGAGAAGGAGCCAACGGTGAAAGGAAAGAGCAAGAGGGATGCAAAGACCAGACAGAAGAGCTCCGAGGAGAAGACAGCAAGCACTGAGACACCTACAGAGAAGGAGAAGAGAAAAAAGAGTGACTCcgtaaaagagaaaaagaaaaagaagagtaAGGAAGATGTCGAGGTGACAGAAAATGACAACGGGACAGACGAACAGAACAACAATGAGCCTGTCGGCAAAGAAAAACGGACCAAAGGGAAATCCTCAAGCGAGGAACAGGACGTAAAAGAGGTAaggaaagagaagaaaaagaagagtaAACCATCCGAAAGCAAAGAAGGACAAGAAGACATGGGGTCCAAGGAGAAAAAGAGCAAAGACggcaagaagaagaagaagtctgccgaggaagaggaggatgaggatGCCATGCAGGAGGAggcagaggaagaggaggataagaagaagaagaaaaaggataaaaagaaaaagaaaggttCTGACAGCGACGAGGACAAGAAAGCAAAGAAGGGGAAGAAGTCGAAGGTCAAACAGGTGGATTATGCCGAGATCTACCAGCAGGAGCTGCTGAACTATCACACGGAGGAATCGGATGATCAAGAAGACGAATTCAACAAAAAGAAAGGTAGATTCTGGAAGAGGATTTCCCTCCTGTTCTTCTTTTTATTCTCAAGTCTGTCTTTTGATCGAGACAAAAGATAAAGGGAGACTCCCAAAGCAGTTTGGCAaaatttaatgcattcattcatcattTAAAGTTTGCTCCAAAATGAAagttcagtcatcatttactcaccctcacgttcTTCCAAACATGCTATTATGGGTTTGAAAGAAATTTCAGAGCTTTAGTGATGGAGAAGATTATCAATGAACAACTTTTGgcctgtttctcacacaaagctattatGACTTCAGAACACTTTGAATACTGTGCACAATTCATGGACTACttcatttctgtttttgttgtgcTTGACAGCTAATACTGACAGACAATATCTCTTTTTGTGTTCAgtatgcaggtttggaacaacatgagggcgaaTAAGTGATATAATTGTCATTTGTTGATGAACTATCCTTCCTTCAAACTGTCTGTCTTTTCTGAGGATaagctgtctttctctctcgctgcgtctgtctgtctctttctctgctTTCACTCTCAGTCAGGCACCCCCGTCCTCGGTTTCTCACAGGTTGGATTTCTTTTAACCCTGGAACATCTCTTAATTGAATACTTGAACGCTGGAGGTTGAACAAAGACAACAGAAATAGATGAGGGAGGAATGGAGACAGAAGTCTTCAGTAGATTTTTCGAGCAAAGAATCCACCTCTTGTGAACGATTTTTTTGGAGTTGCAATATGGAGATTAAAACCTTCTTGATCTTAGGCCTGCAATAACTGGAACTTTCCTTTTTAAGAGTGTCAGTATCTGATTTGCAGTAAAATTCTGATCATTCCACTAACGTCCAGTCAGAGAACCTTCCGGATTTCATATTGGCAGACAGCTCTAGAGGTCTCTGTTTGGCACAGCAGAAGTGTGTCTGGATTGGCTGATTATTACAGTGTCCTGGCAGCAGGGTATCATGAGAGAACGGCGACGGGCACCGTGCCAGCAGTGGATTTGAATCAGACGGGCACCTCTCTATGGCCTGAAACATTACACTCTAATCGGCCttt includes the following:
- the st8sia5 gene encoding alpha-2,8-sialyltransferase 8E isoform X5, whose product is MGYSDPTASRDLLGNRSLCFIFICAFGLVTLLQQILYGKNYIKRVKTSELFERWRNLQVCKWEQNKEETDNFKMSLSRCCNAPSFLFTTKRNTPSGTKLRYEVDTSGLLHISPEIFKMFPDDMPYSKSQFKKCAVIGNGGIIKNSKCGREIDATDFVFRCNIPPISDMYSKDVGSKTDLVTINPSIITERFQKLEKWRKPFYDVLQNYENSSLVLPAFYNTRNTDVSFRVKYMLDDFESPRGVFFFHPQYLMNVQRFWAVQGVRAKRLSSGLMLVTAAMELCEEVHLYGFWAFPMNPSGIFITHHYYDNVKPRPGFHAMPYEIFNFMHMHARGIVHVHTGPCR
- the st8sia5 gene encoding alpha-2,8-sialyltransferase 8E isoform X1, giving the protein MGYSDPTASRDLLGNRSLCFIFICAFGLVTLLQQILYGKNYIKSGQQFSRLKGEEVGNWSGLISYPDDGGMKPARNGRKRCVRQNFLHSEAQSSIIITPCLADIQKKKKEKQRYLERSEGSLEFNSTSCKELRQEITDVKVLTMVKTSELFERWRNLQVCKWEQNKEETDNFKMSLSRCCNAPSFLFTTKRNTPSGTKLRYEVDTSGLLHISPEIFKMFPDDMPYSKSQFKKCAVIGNGGIIKNSKCGREIDATDFVFRCNIPPISDMYSKDVGSKTDLVTINPSIITERFQKLEKWRKPFYDVLQNYENSSLVLPAFYNTRNTDVSFRVKYMLDDFESPRGVFFFHPQYLMNVQRFWAVQGVRAKRLSSGLMLVTAAMELCEEVHLYGFWAFPMNPSGIFITHHYYDNVKPRPGFHAMPYEIFNFMHMHARGIVHVHTGPCR
- the st8sia5 gene encoding alpha-2,8-sialyltransferase 8E isoform X2; this translates as MGYSDPTASRDLLGNRSLCFIFICAFGLVTLLQQILYGKNYIKSGQQFSRLKGEEVGNWSGLISYPDDGGMKPARNGRKRYLERSEGSLEFNSTSCKELRQEITDVKVLTMVKTSELFERWRNLQVCKWEQNKEETDNFKMSLSRCCNAPSFLFTTKRNTPSGTKLRYEVDTSGLLHISPEIFKMFPDDMPYSKSQFKKCAVIGNGGIIKNSKCGREIDATDFVFRCNIPPISDMYSKDVGSKTDLVTINPSIITERFQKLEKWRKPFYDVLQNYENSSLVLPAFYNTRNTDVSFRVKYMLDDFESPRGVFFFHPQYLMNVQRFWAVQGVRAKRLSSGLMLVTAAMELCEEVHLYGFWAFPMNPSGIFITHHYYDNVKPRPGFHAMPYEIFNFMHMHARGIVHVHTGPCR
- the st8sia5 gene encoding alpha-2,8-sialyltransferase 8E isoform X3; the protein is MGYSDPTASRDLLGNRSLCFIFICAFGLVTLLQQILYGKNYIKSGQQFSRLKGEEVGNWSGLISYPDDGGMKPARNGRKRVKTSELFERWRNLQVCKWEQNKEETDNFKMSLSRCCNAPSFLFTTKRNTPSGTKLRYEVDTSGLLHISPEIFKMFPDDMPYSKSQFKKCAVIGNGGIIKNSKCGREIDATDFVFRCNIPPISDMYSKDVGSKTDLVTINPSIITERFQKLEKWRKPFYDVLQNYENSSLVLPAFYNTRNTDVSFRVKYMLDDFESPRGVFFFHPQYLMNVQRFWAVQGVRAKRLSSGLMLVTAAMELCEEVHLYGFWAFPMNPSGIFITHHYYDNVKPRPGFHAMPYEIFNFMHMHARGIVHVHTGPCR
- the st8sia5 gene encoding alpha-2,8-sialyltransferase 8E isoform X4, with protein sequence MGYSDPTASRDLLGNRSLCFIFICAFGLVTLLQQILYGKNYIKRYLERSEGSLEFNSTSCKELRQEITDVKVLTMVKTSELFERWRNLQVCKWEQNKEETDNFKMSLSRCCNAPSFLFTTKRNTPSGTKLRYEVDTSGLLHISPEIFKMFPDDMPYSKSQFKKCAVIGNGGIIKNSKCGREIDATDFVFRCNIPPISDMYSKDVGSKTDLVTINPSIITERFQKLEKWRKPFYDVLQNYENSSLVLPAFYNTRNTDVSFRVKYMLDDFESPRGVFFFHPQYLMNVQRFWAVQGVRAKRLSSGLMLVTAAMELCEEVHLYGFWAFPMNPSGIFITHHYYDNVKPRPGFHAMPYEIFNFMHMHARGIVHVHTGPCR